The following is a genomic window from Halobacterium sp. R2-5.
ACTCGTTCGTGTCGATGGCCTTCCCGGGGCCGACGACGTCGTGCCACCAGCCGCGTCCCTGGCCGTCGCCGCGGCCGCGGACGTGCTGGCTCCCGGTGAGCGCGTGACAGACCAGGACGGCGTTGTCGCCCGTGAACTCGCCGTACGTCTCGTACGCGACAGTGAAGTCTTCGATGGTCTGCCCGCTCTCGAACTCGAACTCGTCGAACGTGGTCTCGGGCATCAGTGCGCCTCCCCGAGCGCGCGCTCGAAGTCCGCGAGCACGTCCTCGGTGTCCTCGATGCCGACGGAGACGCGAATCATGTCGGGGCGGACGCCGGCCGCGCGCTGCTCGTCCTCGGAGAGCTGGGCGTGCGTGGTGCTCGCGGGGTGGATGACGAGCGTCTTCGCGTCCCCGACGTTCGCCGCGAACGACGCGAGCTCGACGCCCTCGCAGACGGCCTTCGCGGCGTCGAAACCGCCCTCGGGGCCGAACGTGAGCATCCCGCCGTACCCGTCATTCAGATATTCGCTCGCAGCATCGTGCGTGGGGTGGTCGTCGTGCCCGGGGTAGGAGACCCACGCGACGTCCGGGTGGTCCGCGAGGAAGTCGGCGAGCGCGGCGGCGTTCTCGCAGTGGCGGTCCATCCGCAACGGGAGGGTCTCGACGCCCTGCATCGTCTGCCACGCGTCGAAGGGGCCCTGCCCGGTGCCGGTGGCGCGGACGGCGCGCTGGCGGACGGCCGCGGCGAGCGCGCGGTCGCCGAAGCGCTCCGTGAAGTCGAAGCCGTACGCGGGGTTCTCGCCCGACAGCTCGGGGAAGTCGGCGTCCGCGTGGTCCCACGGGAACGTCCCGCCGTCCACGACGACGCCGCCCAGCGTGGTGCCGGCGCCGTGGAGCCACTTCGTGGTGGACTCCCAGACGACGTCCGCGCCGTGCTCGATGGGCCGGCAGAGGTGCGGGGTGGCGAATGTGTTGTCCACGACGAGCGGGACGGCGTGGTCGTGGGCGACGTCCGCGATGGCTTCGAAGTCGGGCGTGACGAGCGACGGGTTCGCGATGGTCTCGACGTGGACGAACGCGGTGTCCTCGTCGATTGCGTCCTCGACCGCTGCGGGGTCGAGGGCGTCGACGGTCCGGGTGTCGACGCCGCGCTTGCCCGCGATGTGCGAGAAGTACGTGCCGGTGCCGCCGTACATGTCCTCGCTGGCGACGACGTTCCGGCCGGCTTCCGCGAGGACGGTGGTGATGCCGTCGATGGCGCCCATGCCGGCGTTCGTGGCGACGGCGCCGACGCCGCCCTCGAGGCTGGCGAGGCGGTCCTCCAGCGTCGAGACGGTGGGGTTGGAGATGCGCGAGTAGACGTCGGCCTCCGACTCCAGGGCGTACCTGTCGGCCGCGTCGTCGGCGTCGGGGAAGACGTACGACGTGGTCTGGTAGATGGGCGGGGCGCGCGCCCCTGTCTCGTCGGGGTCCTGTCCCGCGTGGACGCTGCGGGTGTGGCGCCCGCCGCTCGCGTCGGTCATGTATCGAAGTAATATAGCTCGAATAGAATATGCGTGCCAGTTACGGCAACGCTTGCCCCTGCCGGTCGCATCGGCGGACGGCGCGACTCCGGCGACCGCGTCGCGTTCCGGCGCGTTCATGACGGGCCGCCGTCAACGCCCGGTATGGTCCGACGCGAACGCGCGGCGCTCGCGAGCGTCGTGTTCGCGGTGCTGTTCGCGCAAGTCCTCCTCTACCCCGGCGTCGAGACGCTCGCCGAGACGTTCGGCGCCGCCGACCCCGCGACAGGTAGCCGGTGGTTCCTCGCCGCCGAGTTCGCCGCGTTCGTCGCGTTCGCCGGCGTCTGGGGCGTCGCCAGCGACCGCGCCGGCCGCCGCGTCCCGTTCATCGCCGCGGGCGCGTTCGGCGGCAGCCTCGGGTACGCCGCGCTCGTCGTCCTCGACGTCGAGTTCGGCGTCGCGCTCGCGCTCCGCGTCCTCCAGGGCGCCGCCACCATCGGCGCGTTCTCCCTCTCGATGACGATGCTGATGGACCTCTCGCCCGACCACGGCAAGGACATGGGCGCCGCCGGCATCGCCATCGGGTCCGGCACCGCGCTCGGCGCGCCCGTCGGCGGCCGGCTCACCGAACTCGACCCCATGCTCCCGCTCGTCGCCGGCGGCGTCGCGCTCGCCGTCGCCGGCGTCGCCGCGCTCTTCGTCCCCGACCGCGCCCCCGGCGGCCACGGCGACTCTCTCCGGGAGGGGCTGCGCGTGCTCTCCGAGCGCCCCGAACTCGGCGTCCCGTTCGCGTTCGGGTTCATCGACCGCTTCACCGCCGGCTTCTTCGCGCTCGTCGGCACGCTGTACTTCGGGAACGTCTTCGGCCTCGACCCCGGCGCGGTCGGCCTCACGCTCGCGCTGTTCTTCGCGCCGTTCGCGCTCCTCCAGTACCCCTTCGGCCGGCTCTCCGACCGCGTCGGCCGCACGGTCCCCATCGCCGCCGGCTCCGCGACCTACGGCCTCGTCGTCGTCGGCATCGGCCTCGCGCCCCACGTCCGCCTCGCGCAGGGCGGCATGGTCCTCGTCGGCGTCCTCGGCGCGCTCATGTCCCCCGCGACGATGGCGCTCGTCACCGACCTCGCGGGCGACGACGAGCGCGGCGTCAGCATGGCCGGCTTCAACGCCGCCGGCTCGCTGGGCTTTCTGACCGGGATTGTGGGCGGCGGCTGGGTCGCCGAGCAGTACGACTTCACCACCGCGTTCGTGCTCGCGGGCGGTGCCGAACTCGCGCTCGCGGCGCTCGCGCTCCCCGCGCTCCTCCGGCTCGACTAGACCTGCCCCCCAACCGCTTACCACCCGGGGACGCGTACGCCGCCACATGGCAGACGCGGACGCCCTCGACGACGCGCCCGACGACAATCCCTACGTGTGCGACCCGGACGTGGACTTCGCACCCGTAGCGGACCTCGACGCCGAGTACGCGGAGCGACAGGCGAGGCTGCTCCGGGAGGCCGTCCGCTACCACGACTACCGGTACTACGTCGAGAACGACCCCGTGGTCTCGGACTACGCCTACGACCGGCTGTTCGAGCGCCTCCAAGAACTGGAGGGGGAGTTCGGCCTCCAGACCGAGGACAGCCCGACGCGGCGCGTCGGCGGCGAGCCGCTCAAAGAGCTCGGCACCGTCGAGCACGTCGCGCCGATGCTGTCCATCGACTCAAGCGGCGACGAGGCCGACGTCCGGGAGTTCGCAGAGCGCGTCCAGCGCGAGGTCGGGGCGACGCAGTTCGTCTGCGAGCCGAAGTTCGACGGGCTCTCCGTGGAAGTGGTCTACGAGGACGGCCGGTACGTGCGCGCGGCGACCCGCGGCGACGGCGAGACCGGCGAGGACGTCACGGAGAACGTCCGCACCATCGAGAGCGTCCCGCAGCGCCTGCGCGGCGACCCGCCCGAATTCCTGGTCGTCCGCGGCGAGGTGTACATCCCCCGCGAGGCGTTCCAGGCGTACAACGCCGAGCGCGTCGAGCGCGGCGACGAGCCGTTCGCGAACCCGCGGAACGCCGCCGCCGGCACGCTGCGCCAACTCGACCCGAGAATCACCGCAGAGCGCCCGCTTGACTGCTTCTTCTACGAGGTGCTGGCCGCGGGTGAGTCCGAGGAGGCCGTGGACGCGGACGCCTCCCGCGGCGGCCTCGACGCCGGCATCGAGACCCACTGGGCGGAACACGAGACGCTCCCCGAGTGGGGGCTGAAGGTCAACGAGCGCAGCGAGCGCGTCGAGAGCATCGAGGACGCAATCGCGTACCGGCACGCGCTCGGCGAGGACCGCGAGGAACTAGACTACGAGATCGACGGCGTCGTCCTGAAAGTCGACGACCGGCGGGCGTGCGCGGAACTCGGCGTCACGGCCAGACACTACCGCTGGGCGTTCGCGTACAAGTTCCCGCCGCGCGCGGAGGTCACACGGGTCACGGACGTCGTCGTGCAGGTCGGGCGGACCGGCCGGCTCACACCGGTCGCGCTGCTCGAACCCGTCGAGGTCGGCGGCGTCACGGTGTCGCGCGCGAGCCTCCACAATCAGGAGGAGATAGCCGCGAAGGGCGTCGGCGTCGGCGACGAGGTGCGCGTCCAGCGCGCCGGCGACGTCATCCCGTACGTCGAGGAGGTCGTCGAATCGCACTCCGAGGGCCACTTCGAGATGCCCGAGGAGTGCCCGCGCTGCGGGAGCGACGTGGAGTACGACGGCCCCATCGCGTTCTGCACGGGCGGGCTGGCGTGTCCCGCCCAGTTGGTGCGCGCGGTCGGCTACTTCGCGGACGTGCTCGACGTCGAGGGCATCGGCGAGGAGGCCGCCCGGCAGCTCGTGACGGAGGGACTCGTCGAGAACGACGTCGCGGACCTCTACGACCTCTCGGTCGACGAACTCGCGGAACTGGAGGGGTGGGGCGAGCGCAGCGCCGAGAACGTCCGCGCGGAACTGGCGGACGCCCGCCACCCGCCGCTGGGCGAGTTCCTCGCGGCCATCGGCATCCCCGAGGTCGGACCGACGGTGGCGCGCGACCTCGCCGCGGAGTTCGGGGCGCTGGACGCACTGCTGAACGCCGACGAGACCGACCTGCAGGAAGTGTCGGGCGTCGGTGAGGTCGTCGCCGAGCACGTCCGGGAGTTCCTCGGTAACGAGCGCAACCGCCGCGTCATCGAACGCCTGCGCGACGAGGACCGCCTCGGCGAGCCGCAGTCCCCCGAGGACGTCGGCGGCGACGAGCTCGCGGACCTCACGGTGGTGTTCACGGGCAGCGTCGAAGGGTGGACGCGCGGCGACCTCCAGGATCTCGTGGAGCGCCACGGCGCCGACGCCACCTCTTCGGTCTCCGGGAACACCGACTACCTCGTCGTCGGCGAGAACCCGGGTACGAGCAAGCGCGGCGACGCCGACGAGCACGACGTGCCGGAGCTCTCGCCCGGGGAGTTCTTCGAGCTGCTGGACGAGCGCGGGGTCGACGCCGAACAGTAGCGCCGTCGCTGTCGCGTAAAATACAGCCGCTCCGCGGGCGCGTCGCTACGCGCGAGGAAAACGGGAAAATACCGCCGTTAGTTCAGAGATCCGGAGTTACGCGCGAATAACGTTCTTCGCGCGGGGACCCTTGGGAGCCTGTTCGATGTCGAATTCGAGTTCGGTCCCCTCGGTGAGGTCCTCGCCGCCCACGTCTTCCATGTGGAAGAACACGTCGTCGTCCTCGTCCTCAGTCGCGATGAAACCGTAGCCGCCAGTCTGGTTGAAGAAGTCAACCTTGCCTTCTGCCATTACAACCATAGAGAGGGGCGGCACACGTATAACCATTCCGAGAGGAGCGCTAACACGGTTTCGGCCGGCCGAGCGTCCGAAATCCGCCCGCTATAGGGAAGTAGACGGCGACAAGCATCCGCGGTCCGAGCGTTCGCAAGAGCGAAGCTCTTGCGCAGCCCCTCAGAACGCGGAGCGTTCTGAGGACGGTCCGAAGGTCCCGCTGACCGTGCGAACGGCGCTATGCGCCGTGAGCAGACGGGGCGCGCCGAAGGCGCGCCCCCGCAGCGTAAAAAGTGCTTACGCGAATTTGCGGACCGTCACGTCGAGCGTGTCGAGGTCGAGAATCGGAGCGGTGGCGACGTCGGGGTCGATGTTGACGGATTTCTGGAATTCGGTCTGGTGCTGCCAGCAGCCCGAGTTCACGAGGCGGACGTTGTGGTAGCCGCCGACGCCGAGTTTGTGGACGTGGCCGGTGTGGAAGACGTCGGGGGCGTCGTCGACGACGAGGTAGTCCTCTTTCTCGGGGGCGAGGCGGGTGCGGCCGCCGAACTGCGGGGCGACGTGGCGTTTCTTGAGGAGTTGCTCCATCGCCTTGTGGGGGGCGTCGTAGGAGACGGCTTCGTCGGGGTTCTCGGCGATGATTTCGTCGATCGAGACGCCGTGGTACATGAGGATGTCGACGCCTTCGAGGGTGACCGTGGAGGGGTTGCCCGTGAAGCGGGCGTCGTGGGCGCTCATGATCGACCGGAGCTCCTCGTCGAAGGCGGGCTGGGGTTCGGCGAGGCGGACGGCGTCGTGGTTCCCGGGGATCATCACGATGTCGAGGTCGCCGGGGATGTCCTTGAGGTGCTCCGCGAACGTCTCGTACTGCTCGTAGATGTCGACGATGTCGAGTTCCTCGTCCTGGTCGGGGTAGACGCCGACGCCTTCGACCATGTCGCCCGCGACGAGGAGGTACTCGACGGCTTCGGCTTCCTCGGTGTGGAGCCAGTCGGCGAACGCGTCCCAGGCGTCGGCGGCGAACTCCTGGCTGCCGACGTGGACGTCGGAGACGAGCGCGGCCTGCACGTGGCGGTCCGCGGTGGACGGCCGGTGCGTGCGCGGGATGTCCGGGAAGTGGAGGTCGTCCGCGAACAGGATGCCGCCGTCGTCGGAGATGGTCCCCTCGACGGCGATGACCTCGTCCGTGAGCAGTTCGTCGACGTGGGCGGCGATCTCGCGGTCTTTCATCACGAGCGTCGGGAAGACGCCGTTCGTGTCCTCGACCTCGACGAGCCAGTGGCCGCTGGCGGTCGACCGGATGTCGTTGACCATGCCGACGACCGCGGCCTCGCTGCCGCCGGGCATCGAGTCGAGGGCGTCCGTCGGCCGGTGGTTGACGCGCCCGCGGAGCTTCTTCGAGAGGCGGTCGTAGCGGTCGCGGAACGTCGCGACGAAGTCCGCGTACTCCCCCGTTCCGGTGGACTCGCCGGTGACGTCGCCCTCGATTTCGACGCTCCGCTGGTCCGTGTCGCGGTCGGCGCTTCGGCTCCCGTTGGCGTCGCTGTCCGAAGCGGTCGAGCCGGTATCTTCGCCAGCCGTCTCTACCCCCTTCGTTTCGACTGGAGACGTCGTTCGTTTCGTCTGTATCTCATCGTCTCCGCCTCCAGACGAAGAGGGGGTCTGTCCGGGGTCCGGCGGGGTCGATTCCGTGGACGTCGGTGGGTCCGGTTCGGCCGTCTTCGCGGCTGCCGCAGTCCCGCCGTCGGTCGCGTCCTCGCTCGGTGCGTCGGCGGGCGTACCGTTCTCGGTCGGCGGTTCGTCGTCGCTATCGTCGAGGACGCCGCGGACGTGCTCGGTGGTCAGCGTCAGGGCGTCGTCGGGCGCGGTGTCGACCGCGCGCTCGACCGCCGCGGTCGGGTCGGGAGCGCCCGCGAGCAGCGTCACGGCCTCGCGCTCCGCGTTGTACCCCCGGCTGGTGAGCTCGCGGACGACCCGGACCGGGGGTTCTCGTGGCACACCACGTCCGCACGCCGAGCGCGAGCAAAAACGTGGCGGTCCGGAGGGGAAAGTTGAAACGCGGGAGCGTCGAAGTCCGAGTAGATGACCAACGGCGACGACGTGCCCGACCCGCGGGGCGGCCCGCGGGACGCGGTCGTCTGGTTCCTCCGCACCGACAACGGCGCCGTGCTGTTCGTCCGCGAGGCCGGCAGCAGCGCGCTCACCGTCGCCATGGTCGGCCTGCTGCTGTTCGCGGTCAGCGGCGTCTGGCCGCCGCTGGTCGCCGTCGAGAGCGGCAGCATGCAGCCGAACATGGAGCGCGGCGACCTCGTCTTCGTCATGGAAGAGCAGCGGTTCGCCCCCGAGTACGCGACCGGGGACACCGGCGTCGTCACGCGAGAAGTGGCCGCCGAGCACGACTACCGGCAGTTCGGCGGGACCGGGGACGTCGTCGTCTACCAGCCGTACGGCAGCGCCGCCCAGACGCCCGTGATACACCGCGTGCACTTCTGGGTCGAGGACGGCGAGAACTGGTACTCGAAGGCCGACCCCGAGTACGTCGACGCCGACGGCTGCGAGGAGCTCCGGAACTGCCCCGCTCCCCACGCCGGCTTCATCACGAAGGGCGACAACGCCGTCACGAACGACTACTACGACCAGACGCGAGGCATCTCCAGTCCCGTCAAGCCAGCGTGGGTGAAGGGGACCGCGGAGTACCGCATCCCGTACCTCGGCTGGGTGCGGCTGACGTTCGCCGGCACGGCGACGCCTGTCTCCGCTGTCGAGGGGTCGAGTGCGTCGACGAACGGGACGAGCGCCGCGCTGTCACCGGTCACGTAGCCGAGTTCTCAGGGTTTCTCTCGCGTGCGCGCCCGGATGTGGCATCAGTCCACGTACAGCGAGTAGACGATGACCGCGAAGCCGACGGCCGTCAGCGCGCTCTCGGTCAGCACCGCGAGCGTCTGGTCGACCGCCAGCAGCTGATCGGCGATGCCCGCGAGCAGCGCGCCGAACGTCACGAACCCGAAGCCGATGGCCAGCGACCGGAGCGCCGGCGACCCGGTGCGCTGCCAGGCCTTCCCGGCGAAGTACGTGACCGCGCCGCCGAGCAGCAGGGTGACTGTCTTCAACGCGACGACGACTACCGTGATGTCTATCATGTTTCCTTGCTCACCTCCGCCCAGAGCGTCTCGAGGCGCTCGTCAGTCGACTCTGCCGGCCGCGTGACGCCGACGTCGAGCTTTCGCTCCTCGTCCAGTTGGATGACGACCTCCTCGAAGACGAGGTCGTACTCCGTCGTGTGGTGGCCGTCCGGCTGGAGGACCGCCCGCTCCTCCAGGAGGGCGGCGTCCGTGAGGAGTTCGAGCTTCCGGTAGGTCGTGGACAGCGGGATGTCGCACTCGTCGGAGAGGTCCTTCGCGGTCTTCGAGTCGTCGAGCGCCTCGATGATGCGTCTGCATCCCTCGTCGTCCAGGGCGTCGAGGACGGCCTGGAGTTCGGGCGCGTCGTCTGTCCCGAGCGGAGCACGCATCACACCACTCTCGGAGGTACGGAGAGTTAACTGGTGGTCTCGTTTTCAGTTCCCGGGAACGTCGTTCTCAGAATCTGGGAACGTATTCCACGCGGCTGGAATCGCGGGGCGGGTTATAGTCGTCGAGCGGCTACCTCCACACGTGAGGTGATGGGAATGTCATACGACGCGGCAACCCCCTTGAGGAACGAAGTCAGCTTCGAACTCTCGGGGCCGTGGGCGGCGTACTGGGTCGCGATGCTCCGCGTAATCACGGGGTGGTGGTTCTTCCACTCCGGGCTCGGGAAGCTGCTGGACAGCGGGCTGAGTTACTCGTACGGGGCGGTGTACCTGCAGGGGATGGACGGCACGGTGCTCGGCCCGGTGGCGACGTGGATGGGGTCGACGTTCCCGACGCTCATCGGGGCGCTGGTTCCCCTCGGCGAGACGGCCATCGGCCTCGGGCTCATGTTCGGCGTGCTCGTCAGGCTCGCGTCGTTCTTCGGCGTGTTCTTCATGAGCCTGTTCTGGGTCGGGAACGCCGGATTCGGCCACGGGCTCGTCAACAGCGACCTGATGGGGCTGCTGCTGTTCGTGACGATGATCGTGTTGGCCGCGGGTCGCTACTACGGCCTCGACGCCATCATCGAGCGCACCGAATTCGTCCAGAACCGACCGCGGCTCAAGTACCTACTCGGCTAGGAGGTGACAGAACATGCAATCCAACGACGTCGACCTCGTGGACAGACTGGCGATGGCGCTCAGCGCCGCGTTACTGCTGGGCGGTATCGTCGTGGCCGGACTGATAGAGACGCTCACTGGCGTCCCGCGCGGTGCGGCGCCCGTGACGAACGACGCGGGCGAGGTGATCGCGACGCCGACGATCGACCCGAACGTCCGGGTCGCGCTCGTCGTCGGCGCCATCCTCGTGCTGCTCGCGTACGCGCTCTACCGCGTCGCCGTCCCGCACGTCGGCGCGACGGGCACCGGCGAAGCGACGACTGAAGCGCGCGCGTAACCACCGACCACTCGTTCGGCGGTCGCGACCCGTTTCAGCGGGCACGGTCCGACTGAATCGCGCAGTGAACGAGAAGTCACCTTTTGTACGGGAGTGTTTCGAGTGGACGGGTAGCTGTACGCTGTAGGCGTCTGTCGACGAGAAACGAAGGGGGTCGATGGAGCGAGTGCGAGTCGCCGCGGAGTGACGGCGCTCAGTTGTCGAAGCGCGCCTGCACGAACGGCGTGACGTTCTCGATGTCGCTGAGCCGGGAGTCGGCTTCGAGGACGGCCTCGGTCTCCTCGACGGGGACGGACAGCGAGATCTCCTTCGTGCGGCCGTACCGGCCCTTCGAGACGACGACCGCGTTCACGATGCCGAGCATGTCGAGCTCGCTGATGAGGTCAGTGACCCGGCGCTGCGTGAGGACGTCGGCGTCGAGCTCGTCGCAGAGCGTCTTGTAGATGTTGTACACCTCGCCTGTGTTCACGTTGTGGACGCCG
Proteins encoded in this region:
- a CDS encoding O-acetylhomoserine aminocarboxypropyltransferase/cysteine synthase family protein produces the protein MTDASGGRHTRSVHAGQDPDETGARAPPIYQTTSYVFPDADDAADRYALESEADVYSRISNPTVSTLEDRLASLEGGVGAVATNAGMGAIDGITTVLAEAGRNVVASEDMYGGTGTYFSHIAGKRGVDTRTVDALDPAAVEDAIDEDTAFVHVETIANPSLVTPDFEAIADVAHDHAVPLVVDNTFATPHLCRPIEHGADVVWESTTKWLHGAGTTLGGVVVDGGTFPWDHADADFPELSGENPAYGFDFTERFGDRALAAAVRQRAVRATGTGQGPFDAWQTMQGVETLPLRMDRHCENAAALADFLADHPDVAWVSYPGHDDHPTHDAASEYLNDGYGGMLTFGPEGGFDAAKAVCEGVELASFAANVGDAKTLVIHPASTTHAQLSEDEQRAAGVRPDMIRVSVGIEDTEDVLADFERALGEAH
- a CDS encoding MFS transporter; this encodes MVRRERAALASVVFAVLFAQVLLYPGVETLAETFGAADPATGSRWFLAAEFAAFVAFAGVWGVASDRAGRRVPFIAAGAFGGSLGYAALVVLDVEFGVALALRVLQGAATIGAFSLSMTMLMDLSPDHGKDMGAAGIAIGSGTALGAPVGGRLTELDPMLPLVAGGVALAVAGVAALFVPDRAPGGHGDSLREGLRVLSERPELGVPFAFGFIDRFTAGFFALVGTLYFGNVFGLDPGAVGLTLALFFAPFALLQYPFGRLSDRVGRTVPIAAGSATYGLVVVGIGLAPHVRLAQGGMVLVGVLGALMSPATMALVTDLAGDDERGVSMAGFNAAGSLGFLTGIVGGGWVAEQYDFTTAFVLAGGAELALAALALPALLRLD
- the ligA gene encoding NAD-dependent DNA ligase LigA, with the translated sequence MADADALDDAPDDNPYVCDPDVDFAPVADLDAEYAERQARLLREAVRYHDYRYYVENDPVVSDYAYDRLFERLQELEGEFGLQTEDSPTRRVGGEPLKELGTVEHVAPMLSIDSSGDEADVREFAERVQREVGATQFVCEPKFDGLSVEVVYEDGRYVRAATRGDGETGEDVTENVRTIESVPQRLRGDPPEFLVVRGEVYIPREAFQAYNAERVERGDEPFANPRNAAAGTLRQLDPRITAERPLDCFFYEVLAAGESEEAVDADASRGGLDAGIETHWAEHETLPEWGLKVNERSERVESIEDAIAYRHALGEDREELDYEIDGVVLKVDDRRACAELGVTARHYRWAFAYKFPPRAEVTRVTDVVVQVGRTGRLTPVALLEPVEVGGVTVSRASLHNQEEIAAKGVGVGDEVRVQRAGDVIPYVEEVVESHSEGHFEMPEECPRCGSDVEYDGPIAFCTGGLACPAQLVRAVGYFADVLDVEGIGEEAARQLVTEGLVENDVADLYDLSVDELAELEGWGERSAENVRAELADARHPPLGEFLAAIGIPEVGPTVARDLAAEFGALDALLNADETDLQEVSGVGEVVAEHVREFLGNERNRRVIERLRDEDRLGEPQSPEDVGGDELADLTVVFTGSVEGWTRGDLQDLVERHGADATSSVSGNTDYLVVGENPGTSKRGDADEHDVPELSPGEFFELLDERGVDAEQ
- a CDS encoding cold shock domain-containing protein: MAEGKVDFFNQTGGYGFIATEDEDDDVFFHMEDVGGEDLTEGTELEFDIEQAPKGPRAKNVIRA
- a CDS encoding DNA-directed DNA polymerase II small subunit is translated as MPREPPVRVVRELTSRGYNAEREAVTLLAGAPDPTAAVERAVDTAPDDALTLTTEHVRGVLDDSDDEPPTENGTPADAPSEDATDGGTAAAAKTAEPDPPTSTESTPPDPGQTPSSSGGGDDEIQTKRTTSPVETKGVETAGEDTGSTASDSDANGSRSADRDTDQRSVEIEGDVTGESTGTGEYADFVATFRDRYDRLSKKLRGRVNHRPTDALDSMPGGSEAAVVGMVNDIRSTASGHWLVEVEDTNGVFPTLVMKDREIAAHVDELLTDEVIAVEGTISDDGGILFADDLHFPDIPRTHRPSTADRHVQAALVSDVHVGSQEFAADAWDAFADWLHTEEAEAVEYLLVAGDMVEGVGVYPDQDEELDIVDIYEQYETFAEHLKDIPGDLDIVMIPGNHDAVRLAEPQPAFDEELRSIMSAHDARFTGNPSTVTLEGVDILMYHGVSIDEIIAENPDEAVSYDAPHKAMEQLLKKRHVAPQFGGRTRLAPEKEDYLVVDDAPDVFHTGHVHKLGVGGYHNVRLVNSGCWQHQTEFQKSVNIDPDVATAPILDLDTLDVTVRKFA
- a CDS encoding S26 family signal peptidase, whose protein sequence is MTNGDDVPDPRGGPRDAVVWFLRTDNGAVLFVREAGSSALTVAMVGLLLFAVSGVWPPLVAVESGSMQPNMERGDLVFVMEEQRFAPEYATGDTGVVTREVAAEHDYRQFGGTGDVVVYQPYGSAAQTPVIHRVHFWVEDGENWYSKADPEYVDADGCEELRNCPAPHAGFITKGDNAVTNDYYDQTRGISSPVKPAWVKGTAEYRIPYLGWVRLTFAGTATPVSAVEGSSASTNGTSAALSPVT
- a CDS encoding helix-turn-helix domain-containing protein: MRAPLGTDDAPELQAVLDALDDEGCRRIIEALDDSKTAKDLSDECDIPLSTTYRKLELLTDAALLEERAVLQPDGHHTTEYDLVFEEVVIQLDEERKLDVGVTRPAESTDERLETLWAEVSKET
- a CDS encoding DoxX family protein; this encodes MSYDAATPLRNEVSFELSGPWAAYWVAMLRVITGWWFFHSGLGKLLDSGLSYSYGAVYLQGMDGTVLGPVATWMGSTFPTLIGALVPLGETAIGLGLMFGVLVRLASFFGVFFMSLFWVGNAGFGHGLVNSDLMGLLLFVTMIVLAAGRYYGLDAIIERTEFVQNRPRLKYLLG